GCTGGACTGGTGCTACGGCTTCTACAACCACGACCGACGGCACACCGCCGCAGGCATGATGAGCCCGATCAACTACGAGAACGCCGTCCCCGACCGGGAAGCGGCATAAGGAACCCTCCACGATTTCGGGGGAACCACAGCTCGACGTCGGCGCCGGGTGATACGCGGGCCACCCCGGCGCGGACGGCTTCGCCGGCGACCGCGACGGCGACCGCCCTCGATATCGGCCGCAGGTCGGCGAGAGAGGGGTAGAGGGCACCCTGCGCGAGCCGGTCGGCGGAGACCATGCCGGCGAGCGTGGTTGCCGCGACCTGGAACATCCGGTCGGTGATCTCGCGGGCGCGTGCCGCGATCGCGCCGAGGCCGATGCCGGGGAAGCAGAAGACGTTGTTCGCCTGCCCCACCAGCCGGGTCCGGCCGCCGGCCTGGACGGGCGGGAAGGGGCTGCCGGTCGCCACCAGCGCGCGCCCCTCGCTCCAGGCGAGCACCTGGGCGGGTGTCGCCTCCGCGTGCGCCGTCGGGTTGGACAGCGGGAACACGATCGGCGCCGGCGTCCGCGCCGCCATCTGCCCGATGACGGTCTCGGTGAAGACACCCGCGGTCCCGCTGGTGCCGATCATGATGGTCGGGGCCACCTGCCGGACGACGGTCTCCAGGTCGTAGCCGCTGGCGGGCTCGAACCCGAACTGGGCCAACTCGGCTCGGCGAAGCGCGAACGGGCGCTTGTCCTCGTCCACGCGATCCCGGCCGGCGAAGACGAGACCCCGCGAGTCGAGTATCACCACCGCCCGCCGCAGCTCGGCCTCGGGCGTGCCGTCCTCGCGCATCACGGCCTGGACCAGGCGGGCGATCCCGATCCCGGCCGCGCCCGCCCCGACGAACACCAGCCGCTGCGCCGACAGCGGCTGGTCGCGCAGCCGGAGCGCGGCGAGGATCCCGGCCAGCACCACCGCGGCGGTGCCCTGGATGTCGTCGTTGAAGCTCGCGACGCGGTGCCGGTACCGGTCCAGCAGCCGGACGGCGTTGTGCTGCTTGACGTCCTCTCACTGCAGCACGGCGTCGGGGTAGACTGTTCCGGACCGCGTCGACGAACGTCTCGACGACGCGGTCGTAGGTAGCGCCCCGCAGCCGCGGCCGCGGATAGCCGAGATAGAGCGGGTCGTGTAGAAGTTCCTCCTTGTCGGTGCCGCAGTTGAGCGAGACCGGCAGCGTCACCTCCGGGCAGATCCCGGCGCCCGCGGAGTACAGCGCGAGCTTGCCGCTCGGGATGCCCATGCCGCCGGCGCCCTGGTCGCCCAGGCCGAGGATCCGCTCGTTGTCGGTGACCACGATCAGTCGGACCCCCGGCCGACCGACGTTGCGGAGCAGCTCCGGGACGCGCTCGACGTCGTCCGGCGTGACCCACAGGCCCCGCGGGCGGCGTGCGACGTGGCTGAACCGGCGGCACGCCTCGCCCACCGTCGGTGTGTACACGATCGGGGCCAGCTCCTCCAGGTGATCGAGGAGCAGCCGGTGGAACAGCGTCTCGTTGCGGTCCTGCAGCGCGGCCAACCTGATGTATCGCTCCAGGTCGTCCGGCTTGCGGCGCAGCCGCTCCAGTTCCAGCGCGACCTGCTGCTCGATCGTGGCGGTACGCCAGGGCAGCAGCCCGCGCAGGCCGAGCACCTCCCGCTCGCGCGGGCTGAAGGCCGCGTCCTTGTTCACCAGCGGCTGCCGGAGAACCTCCGCGCCCCGCAGCCGGTCCCGCACCGGCGTTCCCGCCGGGTCGACGCCTGGGCACGGGTCGGAGCCCTCCATGCCGCCACCGTAGGCCGCGCGGCCGCCTGCCCACCGGGGTCGTTGGGCCCGGATCGGCGGGACGTCCGCCCCGTGCCGCCGGAGGTCGCGGCGGTCACTGTGAGGGTGTGGAGGAACCGAGGGGAGGGGTGATGACTGGGAGGTGCCGTCGCCGGTTGGTGGTGGGCGTCGACCACACCCCTGAGGCCCAGGTCGCCGTGCGCTGGGTCGTTGAGGAAGCGGGGTACCGTAACTGCCCGGTCCGGGTGATCTCCGCCTACGAGGCCGTCTCGGCTCCGGCACCGTTCGATACCCGGGTTCCGGCGGGGCCACCGGCATCGTTGCGGGAGAGGTTCGACGACGCGGTGGCCTATGCGCGTGACCGGCTGGGCCGCGACCGGGTCGACAGCGCGCTCGTGCCGGGCAAGCCCGCCACGGTGTTGCTCGCCGAGGCGCGGTCGGCGGAGCTCGTCGTGGTCGGCTCCCGCCCGCGGTCCACGCTCGGCGCGATCGCGGTCGGCTCCGTCGGCGACGCGGTGGCGGCGCACGCGGCCTGCTCGGTCGTCGTCGCACGCACGGTCGGCGACGAGCCGGTGCAACCGCGGATCGTCGTCGGCGTCGACGACTCCGACGGCGCCGCCGCCGCTGTTTCGCTCGCGTTCGAGGCGGCGGACAGCCGCAACCTCGCCCTCGACGTTGCGCACTGCTGGCAGCCGTTCGGGTACGCCAGCCGGGTCAGGTGGAGCGAGGACGTCATCGCCGTGGCGCGCCGGCGGCGGAAGGCCTGGATGGCGGACAAGATCGCCGGCGCAGCCGAGAAGCACCCGGCCGTCCACGCGGCGACCTTCCTCCTCGAGGGACGCGCAGGCGCGAAGCTCGTCGCCTGGTCGAGGCACGCCGCGCTCCTCGTGGTCGGCTCGCGCGGCCATGGCGGGGTAGCCGGGCTGCTGCTCGGCTCAGTGAGCCAGCACGTGGTACACCACGCGCACTGCACCGTCATGGTGGCAAGGGAAGCTGGCGGCGACGGGAGAAGTGGGGCATAGGATGCTGCACCTGCGAGAACGAGCTGCACGTCGTGTCCGGTGCGACCGACCTCTTCGACGAGGCCGGCGCCCTCGACGCGGTGGCGAAAGAGGCGACACGCTGGTTCGCCGTGCATTTTACGGCACAAACACGGGACCCGGACGGAAGCGGACAGCCGCGATGACGATGACAGAGGACACGCCGGAATCACCATCCATCCCGATCGACCCGTTCGCCCTCATCGGCGGCGAACGGATCGGGAAGGTCGCGGGTGATGTCCAATACCATGGTGGTGGCGCCGGTCACCGGGAGTTCGGCGTGGAACCTCGAGCGGGTGAGTAGGTGCAGCCCGCGGGTGTTGCCGGGCAGGACCTCGGCGACGAGCCGGCGGCTGCCGGTCTGCCGTGCCCGGGCGGCGAGGTGTGCCACCAGCAGGGTCCCGATCCCGAGCTGCTGGTAGTCGTCGTGCACCAGCACCGCGATCTCGGTGTCGTCGGTGCCCGGGGTGTGGTGGGAGTCGGCCAGCGCGACCGCCTGTCCGTCGAGCTCGGCGATCAGGGCGCGGTGCTCGGTGTCGGCGTCGGCGCAGATGTGGTCGACGTATCGGTCCGCCGCGTCTCGGTCTCGGGAGGAGAAGC
The window above is part of the Streptosporangiales bacterium genome. Proteins encoded here:
- a CDS encoding GNAT family N-acetyltransferase — its product is MGILSCAAPAAGEAVRPRDRGRSSLPSGRRRPDACGMNPRDPPPDAALRDGRVVHIRPVTRDDAPALHALHRHASEQSIYLRFSSRDRDAADRYVDHICADADTEHRALIAELDGQAVALADSHHTPGTDDTEIAVLVHDDYQQLGIGTLLVAHLAARARQTGSRRLVAEVLPGNTRGLHLLTRSRFHAELPVTGATTMVLDITRDLPDPFAADEGERVDRDGW
- a CDS encoding IS3 family transposase yields the protein LDWCYGFYNHDRRHTAAGMMSPINYENAVPDREAA